In the genome of Synechococcus sp. CB0101, the window GTGGCGGTACTCAATGGCGGCGATGGCCTGCACAGCCATCCCAGCCAGGGTCTGCTCGATTTGTTCACCCTGGCGCGTCAGTTCAACCCGGAGGCCCCAACCCCGGAAGCCCTGCGCGGCCGCCGCATCGTGATCGTGGGCGACATCCTCCATTCCCGCGTGGCGCGCTCCAACCTCTGGGCGCTCACGGCTTGCGGTGCGGAGGTGGTGCTGTGCGGCCCGCCCACACTGCTGCCCGATGCCTTTGGTCAGTTCGTGGCAGCGCCGCCACCGGGGCAGGCCAGCGATCCAGTGGCCCGGCGATCAGCCATTCGGGTGGAGCGGGATTTCGATCGAGCGCTGCAAGGTGCCGACGCGGTCATGACCTTGCGTCTCCAGCAGGAGCGCATGAACCAGAACCTGCTCACCAGCCTCGAGAGCTATCACCGCGCCTATGGCCTCACGCACGCACGCCTGGAGGCCTGCGGCGCTACCACTCCGGTGCTGCATCCCGGCCCTGTGAACCGGGGGGTGGAGATGAGCGGTGCCCTGCTCGACGATCTCCAACGCTCACTCGTGGACCAACAGGTCACCAATGGCATCGCTGTGCGGATGGCGCTGCTCTATCTGATGGCGGCGAGCTGATCGCGCTTAGAGCAGCTTGAATCCCTCCAGCAGTAGCCCGTAGCAAAAGCCGATTCGGCTCATGTCGAGCAGTTCCAGCCCCAGGCGGTCGCCGCCGCGGCGGAGCAGGGGCTTGCGGGCTCGGATGGCCAGTTCCAGCAGCACCACGCAGATCAGCGCGGCTGGGGGATCCAGGAAAGCGCGTGCACCAATGATGGTGCTCACGGCATTGCCGAGGAAAAACGTGCTAAGCAGCACGATCAACAGCACGGAAAGCCGCCGCCAGGGATTACGGGCCCACTGCTCCAGCCGTGGCCAGGCACCACCGAGGCTCTGTTGAAGCCGGGTGCGCTGCAGTGGGCGGGAGCTGCTCAATCAGCGCTCAGCTGTCGGCGTCTTTCTTACGGGATCCCTTGCCTTCCAGCAACTCCAGCAGCGCTTCCATCTGGGCCATCACACCGCGCACTTCGCCGGCCTCGGGCAGCAGGCCGTCGTCCATCACGCCCTGGTGCATCTCACGCAGCTCCTGGCGGATGTAACGCAGGTGGCTCACCACCTGCTCGCGCTTCGACTGCGACATGCGTTCGACCGGGGACGGACTGATCTGTCCCTTTTACCGCATCGCCCTCTAGCAGAGACTGGGCCATGGTCAGCCTCACGAATCCCACAGCCCTCAGGCAAGGGGCCGCCAGGGCTCACTTTTGGCCGAATTGGGCTTTCGCCTCTTCATAAAAGGCTAAGTCGATCGCGTCGCGGCCGGCCTCTCTCGCCAGGGATTCGATGCGCTTGCGCACGGCCGGGCGGACAAAAAACGGAATCTCCTTGAGCTTGGCTTCGGCTTCAGGGTTCCAGTTCATGGCTGCCGCAGCAGGGCCCAATCAGGTGGATGGAGAATAGGGGACTCGAACCCCTGACCTCTGCGGTGCGATCGCAGCGCTCTACCAGCTGAGCTAATTCCCCGGATGGGCCCCTGGTTGGGCACCGGCGAGAACTTATCAGTCTTTGCTGGTGGCGTTGTCGCCCGGTGTCTCTCCTCCCATGCCCCAGTCCGCCGCCATCACGCCTGAGTTGATCGCCTCGCTGGATGAGGAGTCGGTGGCGGCGCTGGCTCGCCGTCTGGAAGACGACGACTACCCCAATCCGTTTGGTGGTTTGCAGGATTGGCACCTGCTGCGCGCCGTCGCCATCCATCGGCCTGAGCTGGCGCGGCCCTACGTGCACCTGGTGGACCAGGAACCCTTCGATGAGGATTGAGCAGCCGGAGGGCGCCGCTCTGGATCCGCTGGCGGGCCGGCGCATTCTGGTCGGCATCAGCGGCAGCATCGCTGCGGTGAAGCTGCCGTTGGTGGTGAGTGCCCTGGCCAAACGGGGTGCTCAGGTGCGCTGCGTCGTCACTCCCAGTGCGGCCCAGTTGGTGAGCCCTGTGGCCCTGGCCAGTCTCAGCCGCGAGCGCTGTTACCTCGATGCCGATCAATGGTGTCACACGGCGCCGCGCCCGCTGCACGTGGAGCTGGCGGAATGGGCTGAGCTGGTGCTGTTGGCGCCGCTCAGTGCCACCACGTTGGGGCGCTGGGTGCATGGGCTCGGCGACACCTTGCTCGCCTCCACCTTGTTGGCCACGGAGGCGCCGGTGCTGGCCGCCGCGGCGATGAACACCGCCATGTGGGGGGCACCCGCCGTGGCCGCCAACTGGCAACAGCTGCAGCGCTATGAGCGTGTGCTGCCCCTGGGGCCTGCAGAGGGGCTGCTGGCCTGTGATCGCCAGGGCTCGGGGCGGATGGCAGACCCTGAGCTCTTGGTGTTGGCCCTGGAAAGCCTGGCCAGCTGGGGCTGGCAGCGCGATTGGCAGGGGCGCCGCTTGCTGGTGAGCGCCGGCCCCACGCGGGAATGGTTTGACCCAGCCCGCTGCATCAGCAATCCCAGTACAGGCCGGATGGGAGTGCTGCTGGCCCAGGCGGCGCGGCTTCGTGGTGCTGAGGTGGATCTGGTGCATGGCGCGCTCCAGCTGGACCCCTCCTGGTTGGAGGGCCTCAACCTCCATCCGATCGATACCGGTGCTCAGTTGCAGCGGGCGCTTGAACAGCTCCAGCCCCAGGCCGATGCCATTGCCATGGCGGCGGCGGTGGCCGACCATCGGCCGGCGCGCACGCTCAGCTACAAGCCCACAAAAGCCGAGCTGGACGCGGCGATGTGTGGGCCTTGGGAGCCTGTTCCGGACCTTCTGGTGGAGCTGGTGAGCCGGCGGCCAACGGGCCAGCGGATTCTGGGCTTCGCCGCCCACAGCGGGGATGTGCTGCCGCAGGCCCAGGCGAAGTTCGCCCGCAAAGGTTGCGATCTGTTGTTTGCCAATCCGATCGATCAGCCCGATGCCGGGTTTGGCAGCTCCACCAACCAGGGCTGGCTATTGGGGCCTGGTGATGCCGTGGAGCGGCTGGAGCCGATGGGCAAATTGGCCCTGGCCCACCGGTTGATCACCGCTTTGGGGGCTGCGCTTTAAGCCGCCAGGGCGGGGCCGGAGTCGCCGTTCTGCAGGAGGTCCATGAAGGTGCGCAGCTGCAGCCTGGGGATGTAGGGCCAGCCACCGCTCTTCTCCATGCCCTGCAAAAGGTTGAACAGGGCACCGCGATCAGCCGGAAGGCTGGCCCGGAAGGGGCCGTCTTGAATCGAGCGGTGCAACTCCTCCAGGCGGCGCAGCAGCAACAGCAGGGCTTCGGGCTCGCCATCCACTTCATCCGCCAGGGCCTGCAGGCTCAGAAGCTCGGCGCTGAGGCGGGCCTCCCAGTCGCCGGCCGCCAGGCTGCGGGTGGAATCGGTGGTACTGCCTTCGTTCATTCGGTCGGGATCTGCGGCTCTCGCATACAGGTTGTTGAGAGCCGCGACATGGTACGCGGAATGGGCTTTTTGCACCGGTAGTATCCGCAGCGGGCGCACCCCATCCAGAGGTTTTCCCCTGTCAGACCGGCTTCTCCCCATGCGTTTCCGTCCTCTGCTGGCCCTTGTGCTGGCGCTCTGCCTCACCCTTGTGACCGCCTGCAGTGGCGGCGCCAAGGCTGTTGATCGGGCCAACCTCACCTACGACGACATCCACAACACCGGTCTGGCCAACGACTGCCCGACCCTGCCGGATTCGGCTCGCGGTTCGATCAGCCTGGATGCGGGTGCGAAGTATCAGCTGCGTGAGATCTGCATGCACCCCTCTGAGGTTTATGTGAAGGGTGAACCCGCCAACAAGCGCGTGGAAGCTGAGTTCCAGCCCACCAAGATCCTGACTCGCTTCACCACCAGCCTCGACCAGGTGTATGGCGACCTGGCAGTGGTCGGCAATGGCATCAACTTCAAAGAGCAGGGCGGTATCGACTTCCAGATCGTGACCGTGCTGCTGCCCGGCGGTGAGGAGGTGCCCTTCACCTTCTCCAGCAAGGAGCTCGACGCCACCGCTGACGGCGCGGCGATCACCACCAGCACCGATCTGAACGGCAGCTACCGCGTTCCCAGCTACCGCACCTCCAACTTCCTGGATCCCAAGGGCCGTGCCCTTACCACCGGCGTGCAGTACGCCCAAGGTCTGGTGGCTCTCAATGGTCAAGACGACGAGCTCGCCCGCGAGAACAGCAAGCGCTACATCGACGGCACTGGCGAGATGAATCTCTCCATCACCAAGGTGGATGCTTCCACCGGTGAATTCGCCGGCGTGTTCACCGCCGTGCAGCCCTCCGATACCGACATGGGTAGCCACGATCCCCTCGATGTGAAGATCACCGGTCAGCTCTACGGCCGTCTGGAGAAGGCCTGATCCCCACGCTCAGCGTGATCTCGCATCGCTCTCTGACATCACGAGGGGCCTTCCGGGGCCCCTTTTTTCATGCCTTGACGGCCTGGAGCGTGGGGGATGTGAGCGGCGAGGCCTTGCTCTGGGAGAATCGTCCGCAACGATGAACCCCCTGCCGTCATGACGAGCACCGTCGCCTCCTCCAAGGGCCTAATTGCACCCCACGGCGGCAGCCTGGTGGATCTGCGGGTTCCGGCCGAGCAGCGCGACGCGGCCAAGGCTGGTGTGGATCACGTGGTGGAGTGCTCCGACCGCAACGCCTGCGACGTGGAGCTGCTGATGGTGGGCGGCTTCTCGCCCCTGCGCGGCTTCATGCACCAGGAGGATTACCAGTCGGTGGTGGAGACCAACCGCACCACCAGCGGGCTGCTGTTCGGCCTGCCGATCGTGATGGACACCCAACGCGACGACATCTCGGTGGGCCACAAGCTGCTGCTCACCTACCGCGGCCAGGAGCTGGCGGTGATGACCGTGGAGAGCAAGTGGGAGCCCGATAAAGCGCGCGAGGCCGTGGGTTGCTACGGCACCTCCTCACTCGAGCATCCCGCCGTGAAGATGATCGCCACCGAGCGCGGTCGTTATTACCTCGGCGGTGCCATCCAGGGCCTGGAGCTTCCGAAGCGCGTCTTCCCCTGCAAAACGCCGGCTGAAGTGCGCGCCAACCTGCCCGAGGGCCAGGACGTGGTGGCGTTCCAGTGCCGCAACCCCATCCACCGCGCCCACTACGAGCTGTTCACCCGTGCGCTCGATGCCAGCAACGTGAGCGATCAGGGCGTGGTGCTGGTGCATCCCACCTGCGGCCCCACCCAGGACGACGACATCTCCGGCGAAGTGCGCTTCCAGACCTATGAGCGCCTGGCCGCTGAGGTGAACAATCCCCGCATCCGCTGGGCCTACCTGCCCTACTCGATGCACATGGCTGGCCCCCGTGAGGCCCTGCAGCACATGATCATCCGCAAGAACTACGGCTGTACCCACTTCATCATTGGCCGCGACATGGCGGGCTGTAAGTCGTCGATCAGTGGCGACGACTTCTACGGCCCCTACCAGGCCCAAGACTTCGCCCGTGACAACGCCCCCGAGCTCGGCATGGAGACCGTGCCCTCGCTCAATCTCGTGTACACCGAGGAGGAGGGCTACGTGACCGCCGAGCACGCCGATGCCCGCGGCTTGCATGTGAAGAAGCTGAGCGGCACCCAGTTCCGCAAGATGCTGCGCAGCGGCGAGGAGATCCCTGAGTGGTTCGCCTTCCGTAGCGTGGTCGAGGTTC includes:
- a CDS encoding photosystem II manganese-stabilizing polypeptide, with translation MRFRPLLALVLALCLTLVTACSGGAKAVDRANLTYDDIHNTGLANDCPTLPDSARGSISLDAGAKYQLREICMHPSEVYVKGEPANKRVEAEFQPTKILTRFTTSLDQVYGDLAVVGNGINFKEQGGIDFQIVTVLLPGGEEVPFTFSSKELDATADGAAITTSTDLNGSYRVPSYRTSNFLDPKGRALTTGVQYAQGLVALNGQDDELARENSKRYIDGTGEMNLSITKVDASTGEFAGVFTAVQPSDTDMGSHDPLDVKITGQLYGRLEKA
- a CDS encoding DUF565 domain-containing protein, producing the protein MSSSRPLQRTRLQQSLGGAWPRLEQWARNPWRRLSVLLIVLLSTFFLGNAVSTIIGARAFLDPPAALICVVLLELAIRARKPLLRRGGDRLGLELLDMSRIGFCYGLLLEGFKLL
- the coaBC gene encoding bifunctional phosphopantothenoylcysteine decarboxylase/phosphopantothenate--cysteine ligase CoaBC, with the protein product MRIEQPEGAALDPLAGRRILVGISGSIAAVKLPLVVSALAKRGAQVRCVVTPSAAQLVSPVALASLSRERCYLDADQWCHTAPRPLHVELAEWAELVLLAPLSATTLGRWVHGLGDTLLASTLLATEAPVLAAAAMNTAMWGAPAVAANWQQLQRYERVLPLGPAEGLLACDRQGSGRMADPELLVLALESLASWGWQRDWQGRRLLVSAGPTREWFDPARCISNPSTGRMGVLLAQAARLRGAEVDLVHGALQLDPSWLEGLNLHPIDTGAQLQRALEQLQPQADAIAMAAAVADHRPARTLSYKPTKAELDAAMCGPWEPVPDLLVELVSRRPTGQRILGFAAHSGDVLPQAQAKFARKGCDLLFANPIDQPDAGFGSSTNQGWLLGPGDAVERLEPMGKLALAHRLITALGAAL
- a CDS encoding aspartate carbamoyltransferase catalytic subunit, whose translation is MSDWTHRHVLDLAAFSLDDYATVLELAQRFRVMPSSGARKLPALQGRLVTTLFFEPSTRTRSSFELAAKRLSADVQSFSPSSSSLSKGESLLDTVRTYVAMGADLLVVRHRCTAVPACLARDLDASGERVAVLNGGDGLHSHPSQGLLDLFTLARQFNPEAPTPEALRGRRIVIVGDILHSRVARSNLWALTACGAEVVLCGPPTLLPDAFGQFVAAPPPGQASDPVARRSAIRVERDFDRALQGADAVMTLRLQQERMNQNLLTSLESYHRAYGLTHARLEACGATTPVLHPGPVNRGVEMSGALLDDLQRSLVDQQVTNGIAVRMALLYLMAAS
- a CDS encoding DUF2555 domain-containing protein; its protein translation is MPQSAAITPELIASLDEESVAALARRLEDDDYPNPFGGLQDWHLLRAVAIHRPELARPYVHLVDQEPFDED
- a CDS encoding PCP reductase family protein, which translates into the protein MNWNPEAEAKLKEIPFFVRPAVRKRIESLAREAGRDAIDLAFYEEAKAQFGQK
- the sat gene encoding sulfate adenylyltransferase, whose translation is MTSTVASSKGLIAPHGGSLVDLRVPAEQRDAAKAGVDHVVECSDRNACDVELLMVGGFSPLRGFMHQEDYQSVVETNRTTSGLLFGLPIVMDTQRDDISVGHKLLLTYRGQELAVMTVESKWEPDKAREAVGCYGTSSLEHPAVKMIATERGRYYLGGAIQGLELPKRVFPCKTPAEVRANLPEGQDVVAFQCRNPIHRAHYELFTRALDASNVSDQGVVLVHPTCGPTQDDDISGEVRFQTYERLAAEVNNPRIRWAYLPYSMHMAGPREALQHMIIRKNYGCTHFIIGRDMAGCKSSISGDDFYGPYQAQDFARDNAPELGMETVPSLNLVYTEEEGYVTAEHADARGLHVKKLSGTQFRKMLRSGEEIPEWFAFRSVVEVLRSAA